One genomic segment of Hydrocarboniclastica marina includes these proteins:
- a CDS encoding response regulator transcription factor, translated as MRLLLVEDDRLLADGLASQLGKAGFSVDIARTANEARVLGQQENYRVGILDLGLPDGNGLEVLKSWRGTKVNFPVLILTARGDWQDKVNGLKAGADDYLAKPFQAEELIARLNAIVRRSEGRVHSSVRAGSFELDEDRQILKLEDGSEHSLTGTEFRLLRCLMSRPGHVFSKEQLMEQLYSLNESPSENVIEAYIRRLRKLVGAHSISTRRGQGYVFNAQV; from the coding sequence ATGCGACTGCTACTCGTCGAAGACGATCGCCTCTTAGCCGACGGACTTGCCAGCCAGCTTGGCAAAGCAGGTTTCAGCGTCGATATTGCACGTACCGCGAACGAGGCCCGGGTACTGGGCCAGCAGGAAAACTACCGTGTGGGCATACTCGATCTGGGCCTACCCGACGGCAACGGGCTGGAGGTTTTGAAGAGCTGGCGCGGCACAAAAGTAAACTTTCCTGTGCTGATCCTTACCGCCAGAGGGGACTGGCAGGACAAGGTGAACGGGCTGAAGGCCGGCGCAGATGATTATCTTGCAAAGCCCTTCCAGGCCGAAGAATTGATTGCTCGACTCAATGCTATTGTTCGGCGAAGCGAAGGCAGGGTCCACTCTTCTGTCAGAGCCGGATCCTTTGAACTGGATGAGGATCGGCAGATTCTGAAGCTGGAGGATGGTTCTGAGCACAGCCTTACCGGCACCGAGTTTCGGCTGCTTCGCTGTCTGATGAGCAGACCGGGGCATGTTTTCTCAAAAGAGCAGCTGATGGAGCAACTCTACAGTCTCAACGAAAGCCCAAGCGAGAATGTGATTGAGGCGTACATCCGGCGGTTGAGGAAACTTGTTGGGGCGCATAGCATTTCCACCCGGCGAGGCCAGGGGTACGTGTTCAATGCCCAGGTTTAG
- a CDS encoding GNAT family N-acetyltransferase, whose translation MQAGSIQVLPGRVLEAGVATNASQLLAAQRLRYDVFSAEYGADLDAHAGLDSDRFDDHCIHFIVRDVESSKVVATSRLLLDRDITETDGFYSETEFELAALKATPGSFAELGRTCVHPDYRRTSALSQLWSAVYACLLENDVDYLIGCASISMIDGGHRAWMVAQQLQQHHLVEPQFVVQPRRELPHIAFSSGRVRAVAVPPLIRIYLKLGAQVCGRPCWDPSFRCADLLMLLRVGGLGERHARRFRRS comes from the coding sequence ATGCAAGCTGGGTCAATACAGGTCCTACCGGGCCGCGTTCTTGAGGCAGGCGTAGCAACAAATGCCTCGCAGCTTCTTGCGGCACAGCGGCTACGCTATGACGTGTTTTCTGCTGAATACGGGGCTGACCTGGATGCCCACGCAGGGCTCGACAGTGACCGCTTCGATGACCATTGCATCCATTTCATTGTCAGGGATGTTGAATCGTCGAAGGTCGTGGCGACCTCCAGGTTGCTGCTCGACCGGGACATCACAGAAACCGATGGCTTCTATTCCGAGACAGAGTTTGAACTGGCTGCACTCAAGGCCACCCCAGGTTCGTTTGCCGAACTGGGCAGAACCTGCGTCCACCCCGACTATCGACGTACGTCAGCGCTGAGCCAGCTTTGGTCAGCCGTTTATGCCTGTTTGCTTGAAAATGACGTCGATTACCTGATCGGCTGTGCCAGCATCAGCATGATTGACGGCGGGCATAGAGCGTGGATGGTTGCCCAGCAACTGCAACAACACCATCTTGTTGAGCCACAATTTGTGGTTCAGCCCCGTCGCGAGCTTCCCCACATCGCGTTTAGCTCCGGACGCGTCAGGGCTGTTGCCGTACCCCCGCTGATCCGAATCTATCTGAAGCTTGGCGCCCAGGTTTGTGGTCGCCCTTGCTGGGACCCAAGCTTTCGCTGCGCGGACCTGTTGATGTTGCTGAGAGTGGGTGGTCTTGGCGAAAGGCATGCCCGTCGTTTCAGGCGATCCTGA
- a CDS encoding cupredoxin domain-containing protein — protein MNAARLFISALTISVVSVAFAGPQGHGHNAETGAAGQASDVSRTITVEMHDNYYEPESVEVKPGETVRFVVVNKGGLVHEFNINTPSMHEAHQQEMEMMVAHGVIQGDKINHDRMNMDMGNGHTMKHDDANSVLLEPGETKELVWTFAKPADLEFACNVPGHYQAGMYGNVEFE, from the coding sequence ATGAATGCAGCCAGACTTTTCATCTCAGCTCTCACAATATCAGTTGTGTCGGTGGCCTTTGCCGGACCGCAAGGCCACGGGCACAACGCGGAAACTGGCGCAGCAGGGCAGGCGTCCGACGTTTCCCGCACCATTACAGTCGAAATGCACGACAACTACTATGAGCCGGAATCAGTTGAGGTCAAACCCGGGGAAACAGTGCGGTTTGTTGTGGTGAATAAGGGCGGACTGGTTCACGAGTTCAATATCAACACGCCATCAATGCACGAAGCTCATCAACAGGAAATGGAGATGATGGTAGCGCATGGCGTAATCCAGGGTGACAAAATCAACCACGACAGAATGAACATGGATATGGGCAACGGTCATACCATGAAGCATGACGATGCCAATAGCGTTTTGCTGGAACCGGGCGAGACAAAGGAGCTGGTCTGGACATTCGCGAAACCTGCCGACCTCGAGTTTGCCTGCAATGTTCCAGGGCATTACCAGGCCGGAATGTATGGCAATGTCGAGTTTGAATGA
- a CDS encoding alpha/beta hydrolase, which translates to MNWLLLRGLAREKAHWGEFGERLSRARPGDAVFMQDLPGTGELYRERSPSSVAEIRHWVQAATTHLPRPLGLIGMSLGGMVAIDWAFSRPADLAGVVLIGTSTALSRPWDRMKPANWFRVIRLLASGNQARREREILRLTSNRPVHEALEASWVAIQRQHPVSRANVMRQLYAAARFEAPSRCPDVPGLLLVSTADRLVDYRCTQQLALAWGWPQALHFTAGHDLVLDDPDWVVDQICGSLQPSYGPSRWQL; encoded by the coding sequence ATGAACTGGCTCTTGCTGAGGGGGCTTGCCCGGGAAAAAGCACATTGGGGTGAATTTGGGGAGCGCCTGTCTCGTGCGCGGCCGGGCGACGCTGTGTTCATGCAAGATCTCCCGGGTACGGGGGAGCTCTATCGCGAGCGATCCCCGAGTTCAGTTGCCGAGATCAGGCACTGGGTGCAGGCTGCCACAACCCACCTGCCCCGGCCGCTGGGCTTAATCGGCATGTCACTGGGCGGAATGGTCGCCATAGACTGGGCCTTCAGCCGTCCCGCCGATCTCGCCGGGGTTGTGCTGATCGGCACGAGCACGGCCCTTAGCAGGCCCTGGGACCGCATGAAGCCGGCAAACTGGTTCAGAGTCATCCGGCTGCTTGCGTCCGGGAATCAGGCCCGACGAGAGCGCGAAATATTACGGCTGACCAGTAACAGGCCTGTGCATGAGGCTCTGGAGGCCTCCTGGGTTGCCATCCAGCGGCAACACCCGGTTTCCCGTGCAAATGTCATGCGTCAGTTGTATGCGGCGGCACGGTTTGAGGCTCCATCGCGGTGCCCCGACGTGCCGGGCCTGCTGCTGGTGAGCACGGCCGACCGGTTGGTCGACTACCGCTGTACCCAGCAACTGGCTCTGGCCTGGGGCTGGCCACAGGCCCTTCATTTTACTGCCGGTCATGATCTGGTTCTGGATGATCCCGACTGGGTGGTCGACCAGATCTGCGGATCCCTACAACCGTCGTACGGCCCATCAAGGTGGCAGCTTTAG
- a CDS encoding heavy metal translocating P-type ATPase has product MKVKHGHANRHAHDQHPQHDPSPVPVKDPVCGMVVDPDTTKHRSQHDGQDWYFCSSECQTSFDENPASYLKNSYPGNKSAAAEKQNASTASQAIYTCPMHPEIRQQGPGDCPICGMALEPEQVNLESGPSEELTSMTRRFWIGLALTLPVFLLEMGGHLIGSESLVATQTSNWAQLVLATPVVLWCGWPFFVRGWKSVLSRNLNMFTLISIGTGVALIYSLVATLAPQVFPAAFREDDGSVAVYFEAAAVIVVLVLLGQVLELRAREKTSGAIKALLDLAPATARRLDEQGDESDVALDEVKVGDRLRVRPGDKVPLDGEVLEGRSNVDESMVTGEPLAVSKTSGDAVIGGSINQQGSFIMRADKVGRDTMLSQIVQMVANAQRSRAPIQGLADKVAGWFVPIVVAIALVAFIVWSFFGPSPPMAFGLIAAVSVLIIACPCALGLATPMSIMVGVGRGAQSGVLIRDAEALERMEKVDTVVVDKTGTLTEGRPEVTRLMPAKGFADEELLRFAGGLEKGSEHPLAQAILEKAAAMGLTLPDAEEFDSPNGKGVTGIIDGKRVLLGNRLLMETENVDTTDFDQEADQLRQDGATVIIAAVEGKVCGLLAIADPIKETSQAAIAALQKEGIRVVMLTGDNRTSAEAVARKLNIDEVEAEVLPEDKGRVVQRLRDEGRVVVMAGDGVNDAPALAAADVGVAMGTGTDVAIESAGITLLRGDLMGIVEARRLSRATMRNIRQNLFFAFVYNAAGVPIAAGVLYPLFGVLLSPIFAAAAMSLSSVSVIINALRLRMVKLD; this is encoded by the coding sequence ATGAAGGTGAAACACGGGCATGCCAATCGGCACGCTCACGATCAGCACCCGCAGCACGACCCAAGCCCCGTCCCGGTAAAAGATCCAGTCTGCGGCATGGTAGTTGATCCTGATACGACGAAGCACCGGAGCCAACACGACGGGCAGGACTGGTACTTCTGTTCATCAGAGTGTCAGACTAGCTTTGACGAGAACCCTGCCAGTTATCTCAAAAACAGCTACCCAGGGAACAAGTCCGCCGCGGCGGAGAAACAGAATGCCTCGACCGCGTCTCAAGCGATTTACACCTGCCCGATGCACCCGGAGATACGCCAACAGGGGCCGGGCGACTGCCCCATCTGTGGCATGGCACTGGAACCGGAGCAGGTGAACCTAGAGAGCGGGCCGTCCGAAGAGCTGACCTCCATGACACGCCGCTTCTGGATCGGCCTGGCCCTGACCCTTCCTGTGTTCTTGCTGGAGATGGGCGGCCACCTCATCGGTAGTGAAAGCCTTGTTGCGACGCAGACTTCGAACTGGGCCCAGCTTGTGCTTGCCACACCCGTTGTTCTCTGGTGTGGCTGGCCGTTCTTCGTGCGTGGGTGGAAGTCCGTGCTCAGCCGTAACCTCAATATGTTCACTCTGATTTCTATCGGCACCGGGGTTGCGCTGATCTACAGTCTGGTTGCTACGCTGGCACCGCAGGTTTTCCCTGCGGCTTTTCGCGAGGACGACGGTTCAGTCGCGGTCTATTTCGAAGCTGCTGCCGTTATCGTGGTGCTTGTTCTGCTCGGCCAGGTTCTGGAATTACGAGCCCGGGAGAAAACCTCGGGGGCCATCAAAGCACTGCTGGATCTCGCTCCGGCTACGGCCAGGAGGCTTGATGAGCAAGGCGACGAATCCGACGTTGCGCTGGACGAAGTGAAGGTCGGTGACCGGCTGCGGGTGCGACCCGGTGACAAAGTACCGCTGGATGGCGAGGTGCTTGAGGGCCGTTCGAACGTGGACGAATCCATGGTCACGGGCGAGCCGTTGGCCGTCAGTAAGACCAGTGGCGACGCAGTGATTGGTGGGAGCATCAACCAGCAAGGCAGCTTCATCATGCGTGCCGACAAGGTCGGACGCGACACTATGCTCTCCCAGATTGTGCAGATGGTTGCCAATGCGCAGCGCAGCCGGGCGCCTATTCAGGGATTGGCCGATAAGGTAGCGGGCTGGTTCGTGCCGATTGTCGTCGCGATCGCACTGGTAGCCTTCATTGTCTGGTCGTTTTTCGGGCCATCGCCGCCCATGGCCTTTGGCCTGATTGCGGCTGTCAGTGTGCTGATCATCGCCTGTCCCTGTGCGCTGGGGCTCGCCACGCCAATGTCGATTATGGTCGGCGTGGGCCGCGGAGCACAGAGCGGCGTGCTCATCCGCGATGCCGAAGCGCTGGAACGCATGGAAAAGGTGGACACAGTCGTGGTCGATAAAACCGGCACGCTGACCGAGGGAAGGCCAGAAGTTACCCGGCTTATGCCAGCCAAAGGTTTTGCCGACGAGGAACTGTTGCGTTTCGCAGGTGGCCTGGAGAAGGGCAGCGAACACCCACTGGCACAAGCAATTCTGGAGAAAGCAGCGGCGATGGGGCTGACACTGCCCGATGCTGAAGAATTTGACTCCCCCAATGGCAAGGGCGTCACGGGTATTATCGACGGGAAACGCGTTCTGCTGGGCAACCGTTTGCTGATGGAAACAGAGAACGTTGATACCACGGACTTTGACCAGGAAGCGGACCAACTGCGCCAGGACGGGGCAACGGTAATCATTGCCGCGGTCGAAGGAAAAGTCTGCGGCTTGCTGGCCATTGCCGACCCAATCAAGGAAACCTCCCAAGCTGCTATTGCAGCGCTACAGAAAGAGGGAATCAGGGTGGTAATGCTCACAGGTGACAACCGCACATCCGCCGAAGCTGTCGCAAGGAAGCTCAACATTGATGAGGTGGAGGCAGAAGTGTTACCTGAGGACAAAGGACGGGTTGTCCAGCGGCTCAGGGATGAGGGACGGGTGGTGGTGATGGCCGGCGATGGCGTTAATGACGCACCTGCTCTGGCCGCTGCAGACGTCGGCGTAGCAATGGGTACCGGTACCGATGTGGCTATCGAAAGCGCCGGGATAACGCTCCTGCGTGGGGATCTGATGGGAATAGTGGAAGCCCGTCGTTTATCGCGGGCGACCATGCGCAATATTCGGCAGAACCTGTTTTTCGCCTTCGTTTATAACGCTGCTGGTGTGCCAATTGCCGCGGGGGTGTTGTATCCGCTCTTCGGCGTACTGTTGTCGCCCATTTTCGCGGCGGCGGCGATGTCCCTGTCGTCCGTAAGTGTCATTATCAATGCTTTGCGTCTCCGTATGGTAAAACTGGATTAG
- a CDS encoding copper resistance protein B — MNRHTFTERTLIFILATLILTTPALAEEISGKETQTARTFWGLAAEKLEYRYSDTDEELAYIEGDAFYGTDELKLRWLLEAEWDKAHSAWETLENQFVIQTPVSEFWDAKAGLRVDTPKGQNRRYGVLGLTGLAPQWLEVDTSLFVSDKGDASMDFEVEYELLVTNYWIASASFETRIAFHEDRETGVGEGLNHTETGIRLSYDLAYRSFSPYVGVVHERQYGAAADMTEAEGGDTENWFAVIGARMMF, encoded by the coding sequence ATGAATCGTCATACGTTCACCGAGCGGACGCTGATTTTTATCCTCGCTACGCTGATACTGACTACGCCGGCGTTGGCTGAAGAGATCAGTGGTAAAGAGACGCAGACGGCCAGGACTTTCTGGGGTTTGGCCGCGGAGAAGCTGGAATACCGTTACAGCGACACTGATGAGGAGTTGGCCTATATCGAAGGCGATGCCTTTTACGGAACCGATGAGCTGAAACTGCGCTGGCTCCTGGAGGCGGAATGGGACAAGGCCCACAGCGCCTGGGAGACTCTGGAAAACCAGTTCGTCATTCAAACGCCGGTAAGCGAGTTCTGGGACGCCAAGGCAGGGCTTCGAGTCGATACGCCAAAAGGGCAGAACCGTCGTTACGGCGTCCTGGGTCTGACTGGCCTGGCGCCGCAGTGGCTCGAAGTGGACACCAGTTTGTTCGTGAGCGACAAAGGCGATGCATCGATGGACTTTGAAGTTGAGTACGAGCTGCTTGTCACCAATTACTGGATTGCCTCGGCCAGCTTTGAAACCCGTATAGCGTTCCACGAGGATCGGGAAACGGGAGTAGGCGAAGGCCTGAACCATACAGAGACGGGAATAAGGCTGAGCTACGACCTGGCCTATCGCTCGTTCTCGCCTTATGTGGGAGTTGTCCACGAGCGGCAATACGGAGCGGCGGCGGATATGACTGAAGCCGAGGGCGGGGATACCGAAAACTGGTTCGCGGTAATCGGCGCGCGCATGATGTTTTGA
- a CDS encoding ATP-binding protein — MPRFRKPASVKGALLALLLPAGIGLMALAWLIHGLLLERMSREFLEGRLQDEVTFLEHRLREDNGRVDELQTGDYFQEVFHHAFAIQSPNATVISPEGWAPLLEPLIHAEVDGTIRAEGTALAGTPNNILAHRTTFRIGNRPFVVIVAEDLEALERSQAELHAWTAVISVVLILLLVGAIWVGINLSMRPVDSLQAALKRLQAGDMSRITVQGPEEFRPLVQQLNLLLDSLDQRLARSREALANLSHSVKTPIAALRQILEDTTRPLNDDLRHQMASRLDDIDRQLEAELRRGQFAGPQVGKRGCPVKQARELLWMLGRLYPEKSFELSTKLAEESRWAIEENDLNEIMGNLIDNAGKWAVRYVELMLEQSEQSLCIIVTDDGPGVNENALAALGQRGLRLDEQTPGHGLGLAIVCDIVDRYGGETRFSRAPAGGLRVSTTFHRDCRTSA, encoded by the coding sequence ATGCCCAGGTTTAGAAAACCGGCCTCGGTGAAGGGCGCTCTGCTAGCCCTTCTCTTGCCCGCAGGTATCGGTCTGATGGCTTTGGCCTGGCTCATACACGGGTTGTTGCTGGAGCGCATGTCCCGGGAGTTTCTGGAAGGCCGCCTGCAAGATGAAGTGACTTTTCTGGAACATCGCCTTCGCGAAGACAACGGCCGAGTTGATGAACTGCAAACCGGCGATTACTTTCAGGAAGTCTTCCATCATGCATTTGCGATCCAGTCACCTAACGCAACAGTTATTTCACCTGAGGGGTGGGCACCTTTACTGGAACCCTTAATTCATGCCGAAGTCGACGGGACCATACGTGCAGAAGGCACAGCACTGGCAGGTACACCCAACAATATCCTTGCCCACAGGACAACGTTCCGTATAGGCAACAGGCCATTCGTCGTGATTGTCGCGGAGGATCTGGAGGCACTGGAACGTAGTCAGGCGGAATTGCATGCCTGGACGGCCGTAATTTCAGTGGTACTGATCCTGCTGCTTGTCGGCGCGATCTGGGTCGGCATCAATCTATCCATGCGCCCCGTGGATTCGCTTCAGGCTGCGTTGAAGCGTCTTCAGGCTGGCGATATGTCCCGTATTACCGTACAGGGACCAGAAGAATTTCGCCCGCTTGTACAGCAGCTCAATCTGCTGCTTGACTCTCTGGATCAGCGGTTGGCGCGCTCTCGAGAGGCCTTGGCGAACCTGTCCCATAGCGTTAAAACGCCGATCGCTGCGCTACGCCAGATTCTGGAGGACACCACCCGACCCCTGAATGATGACCTTCGTCACCAAATGGCGTCGAGACTTGATGATATAGACAGACAGCTTGAGGCAGAACTGCGCAGAGGCCAGTTTGCCGGGCCTCAGGTCGGGAAACGGGGGTGCCCGGTGAAGCAGGCTCGCGAACTGCTCTGGATGCTAGGACGTCTCTATCCCGAAAAATCGTTCGAGCTCTCAACTAAGCTGGCCGAAGAGAGCCGATGGGCAATTGAAGAGAACGACTTGAACGAGATTATGGGAAATCTCATCGATAACGCTGGTAAGTGGGCCGTTCGCTACGTCGAACTTATGCTGGAGCAAAGTGAACAGTCACTGTGCATCATTGTCACAGACGACGGACCGGGGGTTAACGAAAACGCCCTGGCCGCTTTAGGGCAGCGCGGTCTCCGACTGGACGAACAGACGCCAGGACACGGATTGGGTCTGGCGATCGTTTGCGATATCGTCGACCGATACGGCGGCGAGACCCGCTTTTCCCGCGCTCCAGCGGGTGGCCTAAGGGTGAGCACTACCTTTCATCGTGATTGTCGCACTTCCGCCTGA
- a CDS encoding copper resistance system multicopper oxidase — protein MNKQLVAGLFFCLLPAVAIGAQYDITVDKVQIDTGDFVEEGIGYNGASPGPTLRFKEGEVATINVTNNLDEMTSVHWHGLILPFEQDGVPGISFPGIKPGETFTYEFPIAQAGTYWFHSHSGFQEPNGAYGAIVIEPEDREPFRYDRDYVVQLTDKHPHSGDRIMRNLKTSADYYNRHQQTVGDFIGEAAEQGFFATLKDRLMWGGMRMMKADVEDVQGFTGLINGKGPAQNWTGLFKPGERVRLRFINSSAMTYFDVRIPGLEMTVVQADGNNVQPVTVDEFRIGVAETYDVIVRIKDEKAYTIFAESMGRSGYARGTLAPEEGMEAQVPELREAPLLTMADMAGHMDHQGMDHEAMGHPAMNHEAMDHAAMGQREVADEGMNHEMAGMDHAGMGHSSGNALPTDPFYASGSGLSPVAANGGKFLSYSDLKAQHPLYEERDPTREIELRLTGNMERYEWSINGIKYEHADPIVLQYGERVRFKFVNETMMTHPMHLHGMWSILDVGEGKWNPLKHVISVAPATTVYMETEVDAPGEWAFHCHLSYHAAAGMFRKIVVEGGPEQRGGNS, from the coding sequence ATGAATAAACAACTTGTGGCTGGCCTCTTCTTTTGCCTTCTGCCAGCAGTAGCGATTGGCGCTCAATACGACATCACCGTCGACAAAGTCCAGATTGATACCGGCGACTTCGTGGAGGAAGGTATTGGCTACAACGGGGCGTCGCCGGGACCGACATTGCGTTTCAAGGAAGGGGAGGTGGCGACGATAAACGTTACCAATAATCTGGATGAAATGACCTCAGTACACTGGCACGGCCTTATTCTGCCGTTTGAACAGGACGGCGTCCCGGGCATAAGTTTTCCCGGCATAAAACCCGGTGAGACCTTCACTTACGAATTTCCCATTGCACAGGCGGGCACTTACTGGTTCCACAGCCATTCCGGCTTTCAGGAACCTAACGGTGCCTATGGCGCAATCGTGATCGAGCCCGAGGACCGCGAACCTTTTCGATATGACCGCGATTATGTGGTTCAGCTAACGGACAAGCATCCCCATTCCGGGGATCGCATAATGCGCAATCTGAAAACCTCGGCAGACTATTACAACCGGCACCAGCAAACGGTCGGCGATTTCATTGGCGAAGCTGCAGAGCAGGGCTTTTTTGCGACGCTAAAGGATCGGCTGATGTGGGGCGGTATGCGCATGATGAAAGCGGATGTCGAGGATGTGCAGGGATTCACCGGGCTGATCAATGGCAAGGGTCCGGCGCAGAACTGGACCGGGCTTTTCAAGCCGGGGGAACGTGTTCGTCTTCGCTTTATCAATTCCTCCGCCATGACCTATTTCGACGTCCGCATACCCGGACTGGAAATGACCGTGGTGCAGGCTGACGGCAACAATGTGCAGCCGGTAACGGTCGACGAATTCCGGATCGGCGTGGCCGAAACCTACGACGTAATCGTCCGCATCAAGGATGAAAAAGCCTACACCATATTCGCCGAATCCATGGGTCGATCCGGGTACGCACGGGGAACGCTTGCTCCAGAGGAAGGTATGGAAGCGCAGGTGCCGGAATTGCGTGAGGCGCCGCTACTGACAATGGCGGACATGGCCGGGCACATGGACCATCAAGGAATGGACCACGAAGCAATGGGTCATCCAGCAATGAACCATGAAGCAATGGATCATGCAGCAATGGGGCAGCGCGAAGTGGCTGACGAAGGGATGAACCACGAAATGGCGGGCATGGACCACGCCGGCATGGGGCACAGCAGTGGCAATGCGTTGCCGACCGATCCGTTCTATGCGAGCGGCAGCGGTTTGTCGCCGGTGGCTGCCAACGGCGGTAAATTCCTCTCCTACAGTGACCTCAAGGCTCAGCATCCACTTTACGAAGAGCGCGACCCAACCCGCGAAATCGAATTGCGACTGACGGGTAACATGGAGCGCTATGAGTGGAGCATAAACGGTATCAAGTACGAGCACGCCGACCCCATCGTGCTGCAATACGGTGAGCGGGTGCGCTTCAAATTCGTCAATGAAACCATGATGACGCACCCGATGCACCTGCACGGCATGTGGTCGATCCTTGATGTAGGCGAGGGCAAATGGAACCCCCTCAAGCACGTCATTAGTGTTGCGCCCGCGACCACCGTTTACATGGAGACCGAGGTTGATGCGCCCGGAGAGTGGGCATTTCACTGCCATTTGTCCTATCACGCCGCAGCCGGGATGTTTCGCAAGATCGTGGTCGAAGGCGGGCCGGAGCAGCGGGGCGGTAACTCATGA
- a CDS encoding M14 family zinc carboxypeptidase, translating into MTELRDLTHITCVPEQRSRRDKALQQQVRSFLPELDQLERLLAEAPPQFSANVIGHSCVAEHRLPLYQVKVGNAAPESPVLLLVGGVHGLERIGSRVVMEWLRTLSKRLQWDQHLSALLDRVQLVAIPLLNPGGMLLNQRGNPAGVDLMRNAPIAAQDPSTFMLGGQRLSPYLPWYMGKPGQPMEPENIALQAVIDELLTNRPFSLSLDCHSGFGWQDQLWFPYAYRRRPMRKLDSVFALKLLWEQAYPHHNYVIEPQSRHYLTHGDLWDYFYKRHNRRGAGNYIPLTLEMGSWRWIRKRPRQLLKLEGLFNPLVPHRLQRVLRSHLTLFNFLLEATAQHENWLPHGSHAQTLRQAAIRHWYPYETEF; encoded by the coding sequence ATGACCGAACTACGTGATCTCACCCACATTACCTGTGTTCCGGAGCAGCGTTCGCGCCGCGACAAAGCGCTCCAGCAGCAGGTGCGCAGCTTTCTGCCGGAGCTGGATCAGCTTGAACGCCTGCTTGCAGAGGCACCGCCTCAGTTTTCGGCGAATGTCATAGGCCACTCGTGCGTTGCAGAGCACCGCCTTCCGCTTTATCAGGTCAAGGTCGGTAACGCAGCGCCGGAGAGCCCCGTTTTGCTGCTGGTTGGCGGCGTACACGGCCTGGAGCGAATAGGCTCCCGTGTGGTCATGGAGTGGCTGAGGACGTTAAGCAAGCGCCTGCAATGGGATCAGCACCTGAGCGCACTGCTGGACCGAGTCCAGCTTGTCGCAATTCCGCTACTGAATCCGGGCGGGATGTTGCTCAATCAGCGTGGCAATCCAGCCGGCGTCGACCTGATGCGCAACGCGCCTATCGCCGCCCAGGATCCAAGTACATTCATGCTGGGCGGACAGCGCCTGTCGCCATATCTGCCGTGGTATATGGGCAAGCCCGGCCAACCGATGGAGCCCGAGAACATCGCTTTGCAGGCGGTTATCGACGAGCTTCTGACCAATCGGCCCTTCAGCCTGTCGCTCGACTGCCATTCGGGTTTCGGCTGGCAGGACCAGCTCTGGTTCCCCTACGCCTACCGTCGGCGCCCCATGCGTAAACTCGATTCGGTGTTTGCTCTCAAATTGCTGTGGGAGCAGGCATACCCCCACCACAACTATGTCATCGAGCCACAGTCCCGCCACTATCTCACTCACGGCGACCTGTGGGACTATTTTTACAAGCGGCACAACCGCCGGGGCGCTGGCAACTACATACCGCTAACACTCGAGATGGGTTCCTGGCGCTGGATCCGCAAGCGCCCGCGACAGCTGCTCAAGCTTGAGGGCTTGTTCAACCCGCTTGTGCCGCATCGCTTGCAACGTGTACTCCGTAGTCATCTGACGCTGTTCAACTTCCTGCTTGAGGCAACCGCACAGCATGAGAACTGGCTTCCTCACGGGTCCCATGCTCAGACCCTGAGGCAGGCGGCCATACGGCACTGGTATCCCTACGAAACCGAGTTCTGA